The Lacipirellula parvula genome window below encodes:
- a CDS encoding DUF1570 domain-containing protein, producing MATISSTFRWPLAFGVLLATLVASSPLPSAQALERLTVALPDQPPKQLVGEAIVEARDGGMLLKTADGAIHRLPAATIRNRKTDSEKLVPLTREELTKQLLAELPPGFRIHDSKNYIVCYNTTRTYAEWTSSLLERLQKAFIAYWKKQKSPVETPEQPLVVLVFADQASYADYAKKDLGSSVSNIIGYYNLETNRIMMYDLTGMQAFRQNSGDRGSLHDISQLLSQPQAEPLVATIVHEATHQIAFNCGLQTRMVANPYWLTEGMATFFETPNLSSSRSWSGIGNVNYSRFDLFRDNYSAGKIVPLERMLSDDKLFTTPETAVDSYAQAWAWNYFLIQTRPKEYAGYLKMIAEKPLLLEDKKGQRVREFRQHFGDDLAELEDAFYRKMDRVK from the coding sequence ATGGCGACTATCAGTTCAACTTTTCGTTGGCCGCTTGCGTTCGGCGTCTTGCTCGCGACGCTCGTCGCGTCGTCGCCGCTCCCCTCGGCCCAAGCATTGGAGCGCCTCACGGTCGCCCTGCCCGATCAGCCTCCCAAGCAACTCGTGGGCGAGGCGATTGTCGAAGCTCGCGACGGCGGCATGTTGCTGAAAACCGCCGACGGCGCCATCCACCGCTTACCGGCCGCGACGATCCGCAATCGCAAGACCGACTCCGAGAAGTTGGTCCCCCTAACGCGTGAAGAGCTCACTAAGCAACTCCTCGCCGAGTTGCCGCCAGGATTTCGCATTCACGATTCTAAGAACTACATCGTCTGCTACAACACGACGCGCACGTACGCCGAGTGGACCAGTTCGCTGCTCGAACGCTTGCAGAAGGCGTTCATCGCCTACTGGAAAAAGCAAAAGTCGCCGGTGGAGACGCCGGAGCAGCCGCTCGTCGTGCTCGTCTTTGCCGATCAAGCGTCGTACGCCGACTATGCGAAGAAAGATCTCGGGTCGTCGGTGAGCAACATCATCGGTTATTACAATCTCGAGACGAACCGCATCATGATGTACGATCTCACCGGCATGCAGGCGTTTCGCCAGAATTCCGGCGATCGCGGGTCGCTGCACGACATCTCGCAACTTCTCTCGCAACCGCAGGCAGAGCCGCTGGTCGCCACGATCGTGCACGAAGCGACGCACCAAATCGCGTTCAATTGCGGACTGCAAACCCGCATGGTGGCCAACCCCTACTGGCTGACGGAGGGCATGGCGACGTTTTTCGAAACGCCGAATCTCAGCAGCAGCCGCAGCTGGAGCGGCATCGGCAACGTCAATTACAGCCGCTTCGACCTCTTCCGCGACAACTACAGCGCAGGCAAGATCGTGCCGCTCGAACGGATGTTGAGCGACGACAAGCTTTTCACCACGCCGGAGACGGCGGTCGACTCGTACGCACAGGCTTGGGCCTGGAACTATTTCCTGATCCAAACGCGTCCGAAGGAGTACGCCGGCTATCTCAAAATGATCGCCGAAAAGCCGCTGCTGCTCGAAGACAAGAAGGGGCAGCGTGTGCGGGAGTTCCGCCAACATTTCGGCGACGACCTCGCGGAACTGGAAGACGCCTTCTACCGCAAGATGGACCGCGTCAAATAA
- a CDS encoding tyrosine-type recombinase/integrase: protein MASVFKRIGRNGKESEKWYYRFLDHFNGKPKWRTLKGTADYNATHKIAKQAETKAALKRGGVVSEDERQGDLPLKEFEADLRASGCVRSHADLTVNQIRTTFDACGIKSLRDLANAATRIKTYLANKQRDSRRKGKVKYKTAERLGPISARTRNAYITSIRQFVKYCKLPPLELAKDKQPVKIVQRRAATEAEFARILKSAKAGAFVEGLTGEQRYWLYRTAVNTGFRASELRSLTPAAFKLRDATPIIVVDGADTKNGAVANQPVHPEFAAELAEWLRCKADDEPVWGGEWNKHAAEMLRADLKAAKVTYRTDRGVLDFHAIRATFITGLARAKVHPKHAQILARHSDIKLTMQTYTLLELEEVAAVLPKAM from the coding sequence ATGGCGAGCGTCTTCAAACGAATCGGACGTAACGGGAAAGAGTCAGAGAAGTGGTACTATCGATTTCTTGACCACTTCAATGGCAAGCCTAAGTGGCGAACTCTCAAGGGAACCGCTGACTATAACGCCACTCACAAGATCGCTAAGCAGGCGGAAACAAAGGCTGCTCTGAAACGCGGGGGCGTTGTTAGCGAGGATGAACGCCAGGGCGACCTACCTCTAAAAGAGTTTGAGGCTGACTTGCGTGCCAGCGGTTGCGTCCGTTCTCACGCTGACTTGACCGTCAATCAGATTCGGACCACGTTCGACGCCTGCGGTATCAAGTCGCTGCGCGACTTGGCAAACGCCGCGACCAGGATCAAAACCTACCTTGCCAACAAGCAACGCGACTCACGACGTAAGGGCAAGGTTAAGTACAAGACCGCCGAGCGGCTTGGCCCGATCAGCGCCCGCACTCGCAATGCCTACATAACGTCAATTCGGCAGTTTGTTAAATACTGCAAGCTCCCACCGCTTGAGCTTGCGAAGGATAAGCAACCGGTCAAGATCGTCCAACGCCGGGCCGCGACCGAAGCCGAGTTTGCCCGCATTCTCAAGTCCGCTAAGGCAGGTGCCTTTGTTGAAGGCTTGACCGGCGAACAACGGTATTGGCTTTATCGGACCGCCGTTAATACGGGCTTCCGCGCCAGTGAACTTCGCTCGCTCACCCCAGCCGCCTTCAAGCTCCGCGACGCCACGCCGATCATTGTGGTTGACGGCGCAGACACGAAGAATGGTGCCGTGGCGAATCAACCCGTCCACCCTGAATTTGCTGCCGAGTTAGCAGAGTGGCTTCGGTGCAAGGCAGATGATGAACCGGTCTGGGGTGGCGAGTGGAACAAACATGCAGCCGAAATGCTGCGAGCCGACTTGAAGGCTGCGAAAGTTACCTATCGTACAGACCGGGGCGTTCTCGACTTCCACGCAATTAGGGCCACGTTCATCACCGGCCTTGCGCGGGCGAAGGTCCATCCCAAGCATGCCCAGATTCTTGCCCGTCATTCGGACATCAAGCTGACCATGCAGACCTACACGCTCTTGGAGCTTGAAGAAGTCGCTGCGGTGCTGCCCAAGGCCATGTAG
- a CDS encoding helix-turn-helix domain-containing protein, with translation MTPVLISIKQVAELLSLSTRTVRRAWYSGELPPPIRIGRSVRWRLLDIENYQGNYDGERLQTNRT, from the coding sequence ATGACGCCGGTTCTCATCTCCATCAAGCAAGTCGCTGAACTACTTAGCCTCTCTACTAGGACCGTGCGTCGGGCTTGGTACAGCGGTGAACTGCCGCCGCCCATCAGGATCGGCCGCTCGGTTCGCTGGCGACTTCTAGACATCGAAAACTACCAGGGCAACTACGATGGCGAGCGTCTTCAAACGAATCGGACGTAA